The Apium graveolens cultivar Ventura chromosome 11, ASM990537v1, whole genome shotgun sequence genome has a window encoding:
- the LOC141695979 gene encoding uncharacterized protein LOC141695979: MEVNKAKGGGSYSLSYPILARSNYTAWALKMKVVMQAQGVWSAIELSDPKVTVEEKADKADKVALAKADKVALAMIYQGIPEDVLLSISNKKTAKKSWDMIKTLCQGADRAKKARIQTLKSEFEMLSMNDNEQIEDFHLRMNGLVTNIRALGEVMEESYVVKKLLRAVPAKFVQITSTLEQFGDMETMTVEEAVGSLKAHEERVKGKTNTKEQQLMLTEEEWMRRKGDEKKLLLTREEWMKRRSGDERAMKQRGRGKFDKSTI, translated from the coding sequence ATGGAGGTGAACAAAGCTAAAGGAGGAGGATCGTACAGTTTAAGCTACCCAATACTGGCAAGGAGTAACTACACGGCTTGGGCGCTTAAGATGAAGGTCGTGATGCAAGCCCAGGGAGTATGGTCTGCTATCGAGCTAAGTGATCCCAAAGTAACTGTTGAGGAGAAGGCTGACAAGGCAGATAAGGTAGCACTAGCAAAGGCTGACAAGGTAGCACTGGCGATGATTTACCAGGGAATACCTGAAGACGTACTGCTCTCCATTTCCAACAAGAAGACAGCAAAGAAATCATGGGATATGATTAAGACGCTATGCCAAGGGGCAGACAGAGCTAAGAAGGCTCGAATTCAGACTTTGAAATCTGAATTCGAAATGTTAAGCATGAATGATAATGAACAAATTGAGGACTTTCACCTGAGAATGAACGGATTGGTTACAAATATTCGGGCTTTAGGAGAAGTGATGGAAGAATCGTATGTCGTCAAAAAACTGCTCCGTGCAGTCCCAGCAAAATTCGTGCAAATAACCTCCACATTGGAGCAATTTGGCGATATGGAAACAATGACAGTAGAGGAGGCTGTTGGGTCGCTCAAAGCACATGAAGAACGGGTCAAGGGAAAGACAAACACCAAAGAACAACAGCTTATGCTAACGGAGGAAGAATGGATGAGACGAAAAGGGGATGAGAAGAAATTGCTGCTCACACGTGAAGAGTGGATGAAACGAAGGAGTGGTGACGAGAGGGCTATGAAACAGAGGGGTCGTGGGAAATTCGACAAAAGCACCATCTAA